A single Brassica rapa cultivar Chiifu-401-42 chromosome A04, CAAS_Brap_v3.01, whole genome shotgun sequence DNA region contains:
- the LOC117133346 gene encoding uncharacterized protein LOC117133346, with protein sequence MTEGNAGRSAFLGFMETRKISVFCYWNGCIKDGPFYEGSTPRVIRVESRTDLPTLLSDLHRVTEFEKGKFQMDVIGRYPSVVQQPMVKSMRLPIVDDSSLETMLEVPSYHSSINSVELYLEVKPVSHDESANVRNPRENNNNGWLEEENSTDDVNCGNNEAAQKDSKKKKPDLTKELSNSVSKQYILSSSWLTERELYVGMLFRDQEELKKAVKLYSERRQRDYDVYDYSSKIHFRCTKICGWDLKAAKTNGNGFEITEYRGVHTCKPANVGSDFLAGEIECLIKEISLLNMS encoded by the exons ATGACTGAAGGCAACGCTGGAAGATCTGCTTTTCTGG GTTTCATGGAGACAAGAAAGATTTCTGTGTTCTGTTACTGGAACGGCTGTATAAAAGATGGTCCATTCTATGAAGGATCAACTCCAAGAGTGATCCGGGTTGAGAGCAGAACTGATTTACCCACATTGTTGAGTGATCTGCATCGAGTCACTGagtttgaaaaaggaaagttcCAGATGGATGTGATTGGTAGATACCCTTCCGTAGTTCAACAACCAATGGTGAAGTCTATGCGTTTGCCCATCGTGGATGATTCTAGTCTTGAGACCATGCTTGAGGTTCCAAGCTATCATTCTTCTATCAACAGTGTGGAGTTGTACTTAGAGGTCAAACCGGTTTCTCATG ATGAAAGTGCCAATGTGAGAAACCCTCGTGAGAATAACAATAACGGGTGGCTTGAAGAGGAGAATAGTACGGATGACGTAAACTGCGGTAATAACGAGGCTGCACAGAAAGATTCAAAGAAGAAAAAGCCAGATCTAACGAAAGAGCTCAGCAATAGTGTCTCAAAGCAATATATTTTGTCTAGTTCATGGCTTACTGAACGCGAGTTGTATGTTGGGATGCTTTTTAGAGATCAAGAGGAGCTGAAGAAAGCAGTGAAGCTCTACTCTGAGAGAAGACAACGAGACTACGATGTGTATGATTATTCCAGTAAAATTCATTTCAGGTGCACAAAGATCTGCGGATGGGATCTCAAGGCAGCTAAAACGAATGGAAATGGCTTCGAAATAACTGAATACAGAGGTGTACATACTTGTAAGCCAGCAAATGTGGGCTCCGATTTTTTGGCAGGGGAGATCGAATGTCTGATAAAGGAGATAAGTTTGCTAAATATGTCATGA